CATATCCAGAAAAACGTATCCTTTGTCCAGGTATTCATTCCATTTCTCAAGGCGGGTGGTATTATAGGTGGCATTCAAATTAATGGTATAGTTTACTTCACCCACTTTATCTCTCCAGGTAAAGTTCCCTTCTATGCCGCGGTTACGTAAATTGCCTATATTCCTTCTGGGAGCACTGTAAGCACCGGTTAAAAGCAGCGACATATCTGAAGGACGGTTCATTCCGGTTGTTAAACGATCGTAATAGTCTATTTCGGCTGTCAACTGGTTATTTAAAAAGCCAAGATCCATGCCTATATTGAGTACAGAGGTGGTTTCCCACGAAAGGTCACTGTTGACCATTTTCGAATAGGCAAAGCCTTTTGTAATACCTCCTGCAATCATATAAGGGTTGTTGGTAAGGGTCTGCTGCTGTTCATACCGCCCCACTCCGCTGTTATTCCCTAATGAGCCATAAGACAATCTTAATTTCCCATTAGACAACCAGTTTTCGGTAAGAGGTTTGATGAAATTCTCTTCCGTAAAACGCCAACCTAAAGCGGCAGAAGGGAAAAATCCGAATTGGTGCGGGGAAAGGAATTTAGAAGAGCCATCACAGCGGAAATTAAGTTCTACCAGGTATTTATCAAATGCGGAATAATTTAAACGTCCCACATAGGAACGCAATCCTTCCGTACTGGAATTTCCACCCGTAGATTGAATGTCCGTCAAAGCAGCATCTATTTCATGAAGACTAGGATATAACCTGTCATTACGTGAACTCATCTGATAACGGTCATACCAGTACTCTTCGCTGTATACAAACATAGCGCTCAAGTCGTGGTGCTGGGCAATAATGGTATGATAATTCAATTTTCCACTCATCATTGTTTTGTAACCCGTATTGGTATAATTGGCAACACCCGCATTTGCCCCGACATACACCCTGGACCCGAATGAGCCGGTCTGGAAATTGTATGCAGTGTTTGGCATATCTGCAGTATAACGGAACTGGTTGTAATAATTAATTGCATAATCCAACCTTGCCGTCAGGCCTTTTACAGGGGTCCAGTCAAAATAAGCACTTGGATTCATCTCCTGGCGGTTTGTCCTTTGTTTGTTGTTCTGATAAACCGTATAAGGATTATAGGCCTGGATATCCTCGCCATAAGCCATTGCACCCCCATAATAACCGGTTACAGGATCATAGGGAGTGATACCGGAAATGGCATATTTTAGATCAAATCCTGCCGTATTGGTCGGATCATCGTCGGTATATCCGTCAGCCAGGGCATAAACCATTTTCGACCAGTTGCCATCAAATTTGGCTCCTACATTCATGCTGTTGCTGAGCTTATAGTCAAAATTAAAACGGCCATTGTAACGGTCAAAATCATTATTGATCTGTAAACCTTTTTCATTCATTGTCCCTACAGAAATAAAGAAATTTGACTTTTCATTGCCACCGGAAGCAGAGAAGTTGTAATTCTGGACTTTCCCATCACGCATGATGAGTTTCCACCAATCCGTACTGGGATATCTCAATGGATCAATCATTCCTAATGCCAGCCATTGGTCAACGGTACCATTCTTGAAAATAAAATTTGAAGGTAACGTATTGACTGCTGCCAACCTCTGTTCCAGGGTTAAGGCACGGGGATAATCGGCCATGAATTCGTAACTTTTAGTAGGCGATTCAATAGCATAATTGCCGGAAAAATTGATTTTGGTCTTCCCTTCTCCTTTTCCCGATTTGGTAGTAATCAGGATGACTCCGTTGGCTGCCCGTGAACCATATACAGCAGATGAAGCAGCATCCTTCAAAACAGAAATGTTTTCCACATCATTCAGGTTCAGGCGGTTAATATCCACATCAGGCATGCCGTCGACTACGACCAGTGGACTGGAATTATTGACAGTACCTAGACCCCGGATTAACAGCGTCACATCATTTTTACCAGCCATCCCGGAATTTTGGTTGACTGCAAGACCGGGTAATAAACCCTGCAAGCCTGTGGATACATTCGTCAATGCACGGCCTGAAAGTTTTTCATCAACTTTTACCGCAGCTATAGCACCGGTAAGATTTACTTTTTTCTGAGCTCCATAACCGACAACCACAACTTCATCGAGTGATTTAACATTGGACTCTAATTTCACTGCAAGGAAATCGGTATTGCTAACAGTTACTTTTTTTGTTGTATAACCCACATACGAGAATACAAGAGTCTCGCCAAGTTTGGGCAGGGATAGGGTAAATTTCCCATCCACATCGGTGGTTACACCAATAGAAGTGCCTTCCACAACTACATTGACTCCAGGCAAAGTTTCACCTGTAGAGGCATCGGTAACTGTACCCGATACTTTGGGATTCTGAATCTCCCTGGTGGGATAAACCACTACAAAGTTATTCTCGATAAATTTATAGGTTAACTGTGATTTGCTCAGTAATTTAGACAACATTTTACTCAATTGTCCATTATTGACATTTTCTGTAACAATGTCATTTAACTGCTTACAATCAGCATTATAAAAAAAACGAACCTGACTTTTTTCTTCAATCAATTTAAGGACATCGCGAACGCTTTGCCCTTTAATATTCTGATTAAGAGTTACATTTTGAGATAATACTGAAGCTGTTAATTGAAAAGTAAGGACAACTGAAAGGAATAAGGATAGTTTCATAATTAGTAGTATCCGTTTTAAAGCATTTTCAGTATGAGTATAAATTTCCCATTTACATTTATTTTTCATAAATTTGAAAGTTTAAATTCTGTACAAGGATTATAACAATCTGTTTGAGAGAAGAAAGAGCTGGTACCTTTTTCTTCTCTCCTCTTTTTGGGGATTTGGTTAGGATGTATTCATAATTTTTTTTTAGTTAGTTTGGTTATTATTTTTCATTCCTGAAAGTTTTTATTTAAGGATAAAATGATTTTATTTTTTTCAATATTATATTTTACGGGTGCCGATAATTCTATTGCACTCATTATTTCTTCGATGGTCTCATTTTGAATTTTTCCTGTGAAATGGAAACTTTTTATTTCTTCCGATTCAAATTCTATGATCATATTATATCGGCGTTCCAGTATAGGGGCAAGATTTCCCAAGGTTTCTTCATCAATAGTCCAGGTATCATCTTTCCATGAAGTTTCCAATTCAGTATGAATGGAAGTTACTATTTCCAATTTTTCAGTTTCCGCTGCTTTATTTACCTTTAAACCTGAAGGGGCTTTTACAGCAATTTGTTTTCCGGTTTCCGGACTGTAAAATATAGCCATTTCCCTGGGTTTTAAAATTATAGCCTTAGAATGGACAACGCCTTTGATTAAAGACAATTCTATTTTCCCTTCTTCAAGAGTTGTGGTAATAATTTTTTCTTCAGGATAAGCTTTTACATTAAATTTTGTTCCTAAGGCTTTCACTACAAGATTGGAGGTCTTAACCAAAAAAGGAACTTTCTTATTAGACTTAACACTAAAGTACGCTTCACCGGATAACAAAACTTCCCTGGTTGATTTCCCATAATCCTTAGTGTAGGTTAATTTGCTGCCTGCATTGAGCCAGACTTTCGTCCCATCGGGCAAATCGACCAGACTTTTTGATCCAAGAGGAACAGTAATGGTTGTCTTTGCTTGTTGATAATTCATAACGGATATATGCCTGATTAATAAGGCACTAAATGCACCTCCCAGTATAAACACCAAAAACCATGAAGCTGCTACTTTGGATGTAGTCCAAAAACGACTAACTTTTTTATCCTTTTTAAGCTCAAGGACATTCTTAATCCGAGACCATGAAGCTAATTCCCTCTCCTCCGAAACGGACGTAGCTTTTCCCCCAAGATACCAGGCTTTTTTAAAGGCATTAAATTGAATCCGATGCTCTTGCGATTCTTTAAGCCAGGAATTCAATCTGTTCAGGCGCTCAGTTTCAATTGTCCCTTCTAAAAATTCGACAATTGCATATTTTATTTCATCTGTTATAAATAATGGATCTTTCATGGTATGGTCTCTACTTAATATGACAGGATTTTTAAAAAAGGGTTTACAAAAGGGTTCACAAAAAAAATAATTATTAATAATTATTTTTTTCAAAGCAGGTCTTAATAATTTCTAAAGCCCTGAATATTTGAACCTTAACGGTATTTTGGGAAAGATTAAGTTTCTCTGCAATTTCTTTATAGGTCAGGTTCTCCAAACGGCTCATGAGGAATATTTCTTTACACTTTTGAGGCAGGGAATCAACTACTTCCCGGATTTGTTGCCTGAACCCTAATGACTCAAACATTTGTATATCAGTATCCTCTACAATGTACAAATCATGAATCTGTTTCCATTGTTTCTCATCCACTGTTGTATTGGTCTGAAATTTACGGGTCCTATATTGGGCTATTTTATTAATTGACAGATTATGAACCGATTGATACAAATAAGCTTTTATTGAAACTTCAAGAACAAGGTTGCTTCTGTTCAGCCAAAGGTGAATAAAAGCATCTTGTGTTACTTCTTCAGAATCAGATAAATTATTTAATATCTTTTGAGCAAAGTAACATAAACCCGGATATAATTCATGGAAGAGGGATTCAAAAGCTTTCAGGTCTCCTGCTTGGACTTTGGTCCATAATGCATTTATGTCTTTTTTATCCATATTAAATTTAAAAATATATCAAGGTTGATATATGATATGGTTGTTCAAATTTAGCCTTTCTCTGGTAATATACTAAAAAATTTTAAAAAGAAAATTTAACTTATAATAGTTACAACAGTGATAATCACCTCTCTTAAAACTAATAAAAGTAAAAAATCAGGATTAAAGGTGTAATAGATATACAAATTAAAATTTTTGACCGCACAACAATCAACCCTGTTTCTGTATATCCTCAATGGTCTGGTTCAGTCAAGGTAGTACATGGATTTTTCTCCTTGTAACTCTGTGTCTTCTCTGTGTATCTCTGTGTTAAAGCATTTAATTATTACACAGAGAACCACAGAGTTTTTCACAGAGAGCCACTGAGAAATTAAAAATATTCCAATAGACAAGCAATATGGTTTTGTTTCCCTGAACGGAATAAAATATAAAACCCATGATTTATTGCCCAATAAACCCTGCAAAACTTAAAAATAGGCTGAAACAGGCCGGTGGTTCATTAAAAAGTTACAGGACTTTTAATTTTTAACATGAATTTATTAAACAACATCTAACCACCTCGAACTATTTCGAAACATTTCAAACTATCTCAAATTATCTCAAACCTCCGTAAATATGCCTTAGTGGCTTTTATGGAATATGATTTCAGAAAATATCAAATTACGCCAATAACGCCTCAATTTCAGCTTGTTAATAAAGCCTTTAGATTTTCATTATTTACAAGTCTTTGAAATAATGGACGTTTATCACTTTTATAGGCAACAAGGTTTTCTTCAAATGTCTTATTTGCTTCATTTAGATAAATCAGCCCCAAAGGATATTTTTCTGTTTCAAATGCAAGATTCATGGCTTTTTCCTTATTATGAGGATCGTAAGTTTCGTCCAGATAATAAGTATGATCCTTAAACCATTGGTAAGTATTGATCTTATTATAGGAGACGCCTTATTTTCCAAAGGAAGATTAATCATTTGTTACATGCTTTTGTCCAGACTGTTGCTTAGATAATCCAGCTGGCTGATGATGAGCGTATCACTGGTTATCCTTTCCTTGAAGCGGGAAACCGCATCTGCCCCTAAAGGAATAAATAGGTCTATCCGGTCAACAAATGACTGAACAGGGTCAGCAGTTATCCTGATTTCCATAGAATTATTGCCGCCCCTGATTCTTGACATGAATTCACTGTAAGCGAAAACATGATAGCCCGACGATTTCATAATCATTAGCAACAGGTCTTCCAGTGTCTGAATCCCCTGTCCGGCTTCACCCGATATCACGACCGATATTTCATTCTTTTCATTTAATGACCACATATTTCTTTTAGAATAAATTAGTAATTCTCGATAGAAAGGCTTAAAAAACTAGAAGAATTCTTTAAAATATGCTTAATGAAAGGATGAATCTAAAACATATTCCGTTCTGATCATTTTAAAAGGGCACAACTTCATTTAAAAACAAACCAGTTATATACAAAATTATGATTTTTTACTCTATATAATGTTATCCTATAAATGAATTTTTTACTGTATTGATTCTGCAGAATAAAATGATCAAAAAATACCTCATCGTGAAAAATCGGGCAGGGATATGTATAACCTCAGATATACCAGGGACTGTAAGAATTGGAAGGGAAAAGATGAAGATCACATATCGGTGAGAGATTTAATGTAATTGGAAGGAGGTCGATTTGACCTCTGCTTTTATTATAATCATTTGTCTTTAAATGTTTTAAAATGAAAACCAATATTACATGTCTAATAAATGATTTTTATCTTTTTGTCAAAATATCTATTAAATAATCTGATTTATAATTAATAAACCATAATTTAGTATTTGATAGACCTTTAGGGATGCATTTCAAATAGAGTACAATAAAAAATAAGAGGAATGTTGCTATTACGGAATTGTTAGCAACAAGTGTAAAAAAATCGTGCAGTTCAATAGATACATGCGAAATCGACAGATTGATAAATATTTATAAGTAGAATTTAGCTCTTTGATAGGTTGATGCAAATTGGATGTATTTATTTTGTTTTTCACCACGCTCAAAAAAAGGAAACCCAACCCACATTGCAGCACATTTGCAAACCCGCATGAACCGATGCTCAAGCCAAAGGTATGCAAAAGAGCTGCAATTTTGCCTACGCACTCGTGTAAATTAGTTACTTTTAGTGTTGTAAATTAAAATATTAAGTGAAAAATAAATAATTCGAACAGACTTATTAATGAACGTTGAATTTTACATAGAGAATAGTTACAAACTATCTGAGCTGATTACAAAGAAATACAGCACTTCTTTTTCTTTAGCAACATCATTGCTGGAAACGGAAAAACGTAAGGCTATATATGCTATTTATGGATTTGTTCGATTGGTAGATGAAATTGTAGACAGCTTTCACAGTTACGACAAGCCTTTTTTGTTAAGCAATTTAAACGAACAGTTACAGTATGCTTTAGAAAATGGAATTAGTACAAATACTGTATTGGCTGCATTTGCCGATACAGTAAGAAAATACAATATCTCCCAAAAACACATCCACGCTTTCATGGAAAGCATGAAATACGACCTTACAAAAACCGAATATACTAGCACCGAGGAATTGAATACATATATTTATGGTTCTGCAGACGTGGTTGGCTTAATGTGCCTAAAAGTCTTTTGTAATGGAAACCAAGTACTCTACGACCAATTAAAAATATCGGCTCAAAAACTTGGTTCTGCGTTTCAGAAAGTTAATTTTCTCCGCGACTTAAAATATGACAATAGAGAGCTGGGGCGAACTTATTTCCCTGAAATAACAAACAAACAATTTGACAAGACAAGTAAACGCCACATTGAACAATCTATTGAGAAGGATTTTAGCGAAGCCTGGATAGGTGTTAAACAACTTCCAGGCAGAGCTAAATTAGCTGTTGGGCTGGCTTATTTTTACTACAAAACATTATTCGATAAAATAAAGAAAACAAAGCCTGAAAAAATACTCTCAGAGCGGGTGCGGATAAATAACCTGAGAAAATACTTCATTTTGGTAAAGGTTGGTGTGATGTACAAAACAAAACTTATTTGAAATGATGGGAAATGTCATACTTGTCGATGAATACGACACTCCTCTTGGCGAAATAGCAAAACTCGAAGCCCATCAAAAAGCATTGTTACACAGGGCTGTATCGGTATTTGTTTTCAATAACCATAATAAAATATTGCTTCAAAAAAGAGCAG
This genomic window from Bacteroidota bacterium contains:
- a CDS encoding TonB-dependent receptor — encoded protein: MKNKCKWEIYTHTENALKRILLIMKLSLFLSVVLTFQLTASVLSQNVTLNQNIKGQSVRDVLKLIEEKSQVRFFYNADCKQLNDIVTENVNNGQLSKMLSKLLSKSQLTYKFIENNFVVVYPTREIQNPKVSGTVTDASTGETLPGVNVVVEGTSIGVTTDVDGKFTLSLPKLGETLVFSYVGYTTKKVTVSNTDFLAVKLESNVKSLDEVVVVGYGAQKKVNLTGAIAAVKVDEKLSGRALTNVSTGLQGLLPGLAVNQNSGMAGKNDVTLLIRGLGTVNNSSPLVVVDGMPDVDINRLNLNDVENISVLKDAASSAVYGSRAANGVILITTKSGKGEGKTKINFSGNYAIESPTKSYEFMADYPRALTLEQRLAAVNTLPSNFIFKNGTVDQWLALGMIDPLRYPSTDWWKLIMRDGKVQNYNFSASGGNEKSNFFISVGTMNEKGLQINNDFDRYNGRFNFDYKLSNSMNVGAKFDGNWSKMVYALADGYTDDDPTNTAGFDLKYAISGITPYDPVTGYYGGAMAYGEDIQAYNPYTVYQNNKQRTNRQEMNPSAYFDWTPVKGLTARLDYAINYYNQFRYTADMPNTAYNFQTGSFGSRVYVGANAGVANYTNTGYKTMMSGKLNYHTIIAQHHDLSAMFVYSEEYWYDRYQMSSRNDRLYPSLHEIDAALTDIQSTGGNSSTEGLRSYVGRLNYSAFDKYLVELNFRCDGSSKFLSPHQFGFFPSAALGWRFTEENFIKPLTENWLSNGKLRLSYGSLGNNSGVGRYEQQQTLTNNPYMIAGGITKGFAYSKMVNSDLSWETTSVLNIGMDLGFLNNQLTAEIDYYDRLTTGMNRPSDMSLLLTGAYSAPRRNIGNLRNRGIEGNFTWRDKVGEVNYTINLNATYNTTRLEKWNEYLDKGYVFLDMPYHFVYAYEASGIAQTWQDVYNATPQGASPGDILLKDINGDGRITSEDQRAYSNFQRDMPTTNYALNASFSWRGFDLEILFQGAAGRKDFWLNDYNNTNFNSQRYAATWSHWYNPWSVENRNGAWPRIGGSGNNRYQSTFWLDDMSYLRLKNIQVGYSLPQKWVQRLHLESVRIYGSAENLATFTKYRGLDPEKSSNASDAYPLCKSYSFGINIGI
- a CDS encoding DUF4974 domain-containing protein: MKDPLFITDEIKYAIVEFLEGTIETERLNRLNSWLKESQEHRIQFNAFKKAWYLGGKATSVSEERELASWSRIKNVLELKKDKKVSRFWTTSKVAASWFLVFILGGAFSALLIRHISVMNYQQAKTTITVPLGSKSLVDLPDGTKVWLNAGSKLTYTKDYGKSTREVLLSGEAYFSVKSNKKVPFLVKTSNLVVKALGTKFNVKAYPEEKIITTTLEEGKIELSLIKGVVHSKAIILKPREMAIFYSPETGKQIAVKAPSGLKVNKAAETEKLEIVTSIHTELETSWKDDTWTIDEETLGNLAPILERRYNMIIEFESEEIKSFHFTGKIQNETIEEIMSAIELSAPVKYNIEKNKIILSLNKNFQE
- a CDS encoding RNA polymerase sigma-70 factor, producing the protein MDKKDINALWTKVQAGDLKAFESLFHELYPGLCYFAQKILNNLSDSEEVTQDAFIHLWLNRSNLVLEVSIKAYLYQSVHNLSINKIAQYRTRKFQTNTTVDEKQWKQIHDLYIVEDTDIQMFESLGFRQQIREVVDSLPQKCKEIFLMSRLENLTYKEIAEKLNLSQNTVKVQIFRALEIIKTCFEKNNY
- a CDS encoding 2-oxoacid:acceptor oxidoreductase family protein, translated to MWSLNEKNEISVVISGEAGQGIQTLEDLLLMIMKSSGYHVFAYSEFMSRIRGGNNSMEIRITADPVQSFVDRIDLFIPLGADAVSRFKERITSDTLIISQLDYLSNSLDKSM
- a CDS encoding phytoene/squalene synthase family protein; the protein is MNVEFYIENSYKLSELITKKYSTSFSLATSLLETEKRKAIYAIYGFVRLVDEIVDSFHSYDKPFLLSNLNEQLQYALENGISTNTVLAAFADTVRKYNISQKHIHAFMESMKYDLTKTEYTSTEELNTYIYGSADVVGLMCLKVFCNGNQVLYDQLKISAQKLGSAFQKVNFLRDLKYDNRELGRTYFPEITNKQFDKTSKRHIEQSIEKDFSEAWIGVKQLPGRAKLAVGLAYFYYKTLFDKIKKTKPEKILSERVRINNLRKYFILVKVGVMYKTKLI